One window of the Chryseobacterium camelliae genome contains the following:
- a CDS encoding dihydrolipoamide acetyltransferase family protein: MAEYKLLLPSMGEGVMEATIITWLFNEGDSVKEDDSVVEIATDKVDSDVPTPVSGKIVKILKQKDEVAKVGEAIAILEIEGEGGNAAPEELAAETAAAPDTETLKTIEQPLQANSGQSTEFSGDLYLSPLVKSIAQQENISESELKSIKGNGLEGRITKEDILAYVANRGNQPQPAAQQAAPAAPAPQKTAVSSPASTVTAAAGDEIIPMDRMRKIIAENMVKAKQIAPHVTSFIETDVTNVVKWRNKNKGPFEKREGEKLTFMPIFVRAVVKAIQDFPMINVSINGENIIKKKNINIGMATALPDGNLIVPVIKNADQLSLSGLAKAINDLAYRARNKKLRPEDTQGATYTISNVGSFGNLMGTPIIPQPQVAILAIGAIVKKPAVLETADGDVIAIRNLMFMSHSYDHRVVDGSLGGMMLKHVHDYLENWDLNTEI; the protein is encoded by the coding sequence ATGGCAGAATACAAATTATTGCTTCCTTCCATGGGAGAAGGTGTTATGGAAGCGACAATTATCACCTGGTTATTTAATGAAGGTGACAGTGTAAAGGAAGATGACTCTGTAGTAGAAATTGCAACAGATAAGGTAGATTCAGATGTTCCGACACCAGTTTCGGGGAAAATTGTGAAAATCTTAAAACAAAAGGATGAAGTTGCCAAAGTAGGTGAAGCCATAGCTATTTTAGAAATTGAAGGGGAAGGCGGAAATGCTGCACCTGAGGAACTTGCCGCAGAAACCGCTGCTGCTCCGGATACTGAAACATTAAAAACTATCGAACAGCCGTTACAGGCCAATTCAGGTCAGAGCACCGAATTTTCGGGTGATCTGTACCTGTCTCCGCTGGTAAAATCCATCGCACAACAGGAAAACATTTCCGAGTCTGAACTGAAGTCCATCAAAGGAAACGGTCTGGAAGGAAGAATTACCAAAGAAGATATCCTGGCTTATGTAGCCAACAGAGGAAACCAGCCGCAGCCAGCCGCACAACAGGCTGCGCCGGCCGCTCCTGCCCCACAGAAGACTGCAGTTTCATCTCCTGCCTCTACGGTAACAGCTGCTGCGGGTGATGAAATCATCCCTATGGACAGAATGAGAAAGATCATTGCTGAAAATATGGTTAAGGCCAAGCAGATTGCTCCTCACGTAACTTCTTTTATTGAAACGGATGTGACCAATGTGGTGAAATGGAGAAATAAGAACAAAGGACCTTTTGAAAAACGTGAAGGCGAAAAACTGACGTTCATGCCGATCTTCGTAAGAGCTGTTGTGAAAGCCATTCAGGACTTCCCTATGATCAACGTTTCAATTAACGGAGAGAACATCATCAAGAAGAAAAACATCAATATCGGTATGGCAACTGCCCTTCCGGACGGAAACCTTATTGTTCCGGTGATTAAAAATGCTGACCAGCTGTCACTTTCAGGACTGGCAAAAGCCATCAATGACCTGGCCTACAGAGCGAGAAACAAGAAACTGAGACCTGAAGATACGCAGGGAGCAACCTACACGATTTCCAATGTAGGAAGTTTCGGAAACCTGATGGGAACGCCTATCATCCCTCAGCCACAGGTGGCCATTCTGGCTATTGGTGCAATCGTTAAGAAGCCTGCAGTTCTGGAAACCGCAGACGGAGACGTTATTGCCATCAGGAACCTGATGTTCATGTCCCATTCATATGACCACAGAGTGGTAGACGGTTCTCTTGGCGGAATGATGCTGAAGCACGTTCATGACTACCTTGAAAACTGGGATCTGAACACAGAAATATAA
- a CDS encoding chloride channel protein, which produces MLKVITRLRESIRRSFDNIRNEQLKHNLLQAIPFWIGSVITGFIAVLYAKLFAWGESLLHFILNWHDWMIFIMAPIGFVLSWWLVKEFAPNAKGSGIPQVMAAVELANPKEHRKIRSLLSLKIIVFKILSSVVLVIGGGAVGREGPTIQIAGSVFRKVNEYLPEWWPKISKKNMIMTGAAAGLAAAFNTPLGGIVFAVEELSKTHINYFKTALFTAVIIAGLTAQTLAGSYLYLGYPKTNDVSLMVMFPIILVAGIAGILASQLSVNMMKINAWKKKTLTSDRSQILFLIGCALVIAFVSVFISREILGSGKEIMERILFTENKHEEWYIPVLRIFGPALSFTSGGAGGIFAPALTAGASIGSVISGALHLTPHETNVVVLGGMVAFLTGITRAPFTSAIIVLEMTDRHSLIFHLMLAGMVSSIASLLVVRHSLYDMIKTQMLAELRGTKN; this is translated from the coding sequence ATGCTGAAAGTCATCACCCGCCTCCGCGAAAGCATCAGGAGATCATTTGACAACATCCGGAATGAACAGCTGAAACATAATTTGCTTCAGGCTATTCCGTTCTGGATCGGTTCTGTGATTACCGGTTTCATAGCCGTGCTGTATGCGAAACTGTTTGCGTGGGGAGAGAGCCTTTTGCATTTTATCCTGAACTGGCACGACTGGATGATATTTATTATGGCTCCCATCGGGTTTGTTCTGTCATGGTGGCTGGTCAAAGAGTTTGCACCTAATGCCAAAGGCAGCGGAATCCCTCAGGTAATGGCTGCCGTGGAACTGGCGAATCCTAAAGAGCACAGAAAGATCCGGAGCCTTCTGAGTTTGAAGATCATTGTTTTTAAAATTCTTTCATCAGTAGTATTGGTCATCGGTGGTGGTGCTGTAGGTCGTGAGGGTCCTACTATTCAGATTGCAGGATCGGTATTCCGTAAAGTCAATGAATACCTGCCTGAATGGTGGCCTAAGATCTCCAAGAAAAATATGATTATGACCGGCGCAGCGGCAGGTCTGGCGGCAGCGTTCAATACACCGCTGGGCGGAATTGTCTTTGCCGTGGAAGAGCTGTCCAAAACCCACATCAATTACTTCAAAACAGCGCTCTTCACGGCTGTTATTATCGCTGGGCTCACCGCACAGACGCTTGCCGGCTCTTATCTTTACCTCGGTTACCCCAAGACGAATGATGTATCTCTGATGGTGATGTTTCCTATCATCCTCGTGGCAGGTATTGCCGGCATCCTGGCCAGTCAGCTTTCGGTAAACATGATGAAAATCAATGCATGGAAAAAGAAAACCCTTACATCAGATCGTTCTCAGATATTATTTTTAATCGGCTGTGCCCTGGTGATCGCTTTTGTATCCGTATTCATCAGCCGGGAAATCCTGGGATCCGGAAAAGAAATCATGGAACGCATCCTGTTCACTGAAAATAAACATGAAGAATGGTATATTCCCGTACTCAGGATTTTTGGCCCTGCCCTGTCCTTCACGTCAGGAGGAGCCGGCGGTATCTTTGCTCCTGCCCTTACGGCCGGGGCCAGCATAGGCTCTGTGATTTCAGGAGCGCTTCATTTAACGCCGCACGAAACCAATGTCGTGGTACTTGGCGGTATGGTTGCTTTTCTGACCGGAATTACCAGGGCTCCTTTTACTTCTGCCATTATTGTGCTTGAAATGACCGACAGGCATTCCCTGATCTTTCACCTGATGCTGGCAGGGATGGTCTCTTCCATTGCATCCCTCCTGGTTGTACGCCACTCACTCTATGATATGATCAAAACCCAGATGCTGGCTGAACTCAGAGGAACTAAAAACTGA
- the atpB gene encoding F0F1 ATP synthase subunit A translates to MNRKISSLFFAFLFVLLSGFATAQDTSEGEMPAEKIEHKEGFNATEMIMEHIGDSNEWHLWTTKDDSGEEHHVSIPLPVIIKDNEGWHTFLSKDIAHGHEHDGYTLEHGQVVSTKGIQKATLFALISGKQKSNEVFFDLSITKNTASMLLSVIFMAVVFMGMARGYKKSQLPKGIGKVMEPVIVFIRDEVAIPNIGSVKYKRYMPYLLTAFFFIWFNNLFGLIPFFPGGANLTGNIAVTAVLAIITLLITLFSANKDYWKHIFMPPVPILLYPIMVPIEIIGVFTKPFALMMRLFANVTAGHIMILAIISLIFIFKTPYLGFASVPLALFVSVLELLVAALQAYIFTVLSALFIGIAVAEHEHEHGHHDEHSAAH, encoded by the coding sequence ATGAACAGAAAGATTTCTTCATTATTTTTCGCATTTTTATTTGTATTGCTGAGTGGTTTTGCTACTGCTCAAGATACTTCTGAAGGCGAGATGCCGGCTGAAAAAATTGAACATAAGGAAGGTTTTAATGCTACTGAAATGATCATGGAGCACATTGGCGATTCCAATGAATGGCATTTGTGGACTACAAAAGATGATAGCGGTGAAGAACATCATGTTTCAATTCCGTTGCCGGTAATCATTAAGGATAATGAAGGATGGCATACGTTTCTTTCTAAAGATATCGCCCACGGTCACGAACATGACGGATATACTTTAGAGCACGGACAGGTTGTTTCTACCAAAGGAATCCAGAAAGCAACTCTTTTTGCGCTGATCAGCGGAAAACAAAAATCAAATGAAGTTTTCTTCGATCTGTCAATTACTAAGAATACAGCTTCCATGTTATTATCTGTTATTTTTATGGCAGTCGTATTTATGGGAATGGCGAGAGGATATAAAAAATCACAGCTTCCTAAAGGTATCGGGAAAGTAATGGAGCCGGTTATTGTATTCATCAGAGATGAAGTAGCGATCCCGAATATCGGATCTGTAAAGTACAAAAGATATATGCCTTATCTTCTAACCGCATTTTTCTTTATCTGGTTCAATAACCTTTTCGGATTGATCCCTTTCTTCCCTGGAGGAGCTAACCTTACCGGAAATATCGCTGTAACAGCTGTACTGGCTATTATCACTTTATTAATTACCTTGTTCAGCGCTAATAAAGATTACTGGAAGCATATTTTCATGCCGCCGGTTCCGATCTTGCTATATCCGATTATGGTTCCTATTGAGATCATCGGGGTATTTACAAAGCCTTTTGCTTTGATGATGCGACTTTTCGCCAACGTTACAGCAGGTCACATTATGATCCTTGCGATCATTTCCCTGATCTTTATTTTTAAAACGCCTTATTTAGGATTTGCATCTGTACCATTGGCATTATTTGTATCTGTACTTGAATTATTGGTTGCAGCGCTACAAGCCTATATCTTTACTGTTTTATCTGCCCTATTCATAGGTATCGCAGTAGCAG
- a CDS encoding outer membrane beta-barrel protein — MKKVLLAGAIALFGLSNAQISKGTTYLSGSVGYSQEERENGNIKQENFNVLPTVGYFVGTNVAIGVGIGYQTEKTTTTSTTVLANTTATAKNEVKRPAFVASPFVRKYWTLGDKLYIFGQLAVPMEFGKTETENSTTLTNTNGTTGTSSTSTEAKYTKIGVTVKPGLDYFLNKNWSIEATIGEFGYSNTKPKDGESINNYNFGLKLSSVTFGVKYVFAK, encoded by the coding sequence ATGAAAAAAGTATTATTAGCAGGTGCAATCGCACTATTCGGTTTATCTAACGCTCAGATTTCTAAAGGTACAACTTATCTTTCAGGATCAGTTGGGTATTCTCAGGAAGAAAGAGAAAACGGAAACATTAAACAAGAAAATTTCAATGTATTGCCAACAGTAGGGTATTTCGTAGGAACAAATGTAGCAATTGGTGTTGGAATAGGATATCAGACTGAAAAAACAACGACAACTTCTACTACAGTATTGGCTAATACAACAGCTACTGCTAAGAATGAAGTAAAAAGACCTGCTTTTGTAGCAAGCCCTTTTGTAAGAAAGTACTGGACTTTAGGTGATAAATTATACATCTTCGGACAACTGGCTGTACCAATGGAATTCGGGAAAACTGAAACTGAAAACAGCACTACACTTACCAATACAAACGGTACTACCGGGACCAGCTCAACTTCTACTGAAGCTAAATACACTAAGATTGGTGTAACCGTAAAACCAGGTCTGGATTATTTCCTTAACAAAAACTGGTCAATCGAAGCTACTATCGGTGAATTTGGTTACAGCAATACAAAACCAAAAGACGGTGAATCGATCAACAATTATAACTTCGGTTTAAAATTGTCTTCTGTTACCTTCGGTGTTAAATATGTATTCGCAAAATAA
- the ffh gene encoding signal recognition particle protein gives MFNSLQEKLDKALHNISGRGKITEINVAETVKEIRRALVDADVNYKVAKDLTKRVQDKALGQDVLTSLTPGQLMTKIVHDELVDLMGGSQEGINLSGKPSVILIAGLQGSGKTTFSGKLANYLKTKKNKKPLLVACDVYRPAAIDQLKVLGGQIGVPVYTEEGATNPSTIAENGINFAKSNGHDVVIVDTAGRLAIDEQMMNEIKSVHYFIKPSETLFVVDSMTGQDAVNTAKAFNEALNFDGVVLTKLDGDTRGGAALTIRSVVEKPIKFISTGEKMEALDLFYPERMADRILGMGDVVSLVERAQEQFDEEEAKKLHKKIAKNEFGFDDFLKQINQIKKMGNMKDLMGMIPGVGKAIKDVEISDDAFKHIEAIIYSMTPDERRRPSIINTQRKQRIAKGAGRKIEDVNQLMKQFDQMGKMMKMMQGPQGKQMMQMMSKMPNMPGMGGMFGK, from the coding sequence ATGTTTAATAGTTTACAGGAAAAATTAGACAAGGCGCTTCATAATATTTCCGGACGTGGAAAAATTACGGAAATCAATGTAGCGGAAACCGTAAAGGAGATCCGGAGAGCATTGGTGGATGCCGATGTTAATTATAAAGTAGCCAAGGATCTTACCAAAAGGGTTCAGGATAAAGCTTTGGGACAGGACGTTCTTACTTCCCTGACTCCGGGACAGCTGATGACCAAAATTGTTCACGATGAGCTGGTGGATCTTATGGGAGGTTCTCAGGAAGGCATCAACCTTTCGGGAAAACCGTCCGTTATTCTTATTGCGGGACTTCAGGGTTCCGGTAAGACCACCTTCTCCGGAAAGCTGGCCAATTATTTAAAAACGAAAAAAAATAAAAAACCTTTATTGGTTGCGTGTGACGTATACCGTCCTGCTGCAATTGACCAGCTTAAGGTTTTGGGAGGCCAGATCGGTGTTCCCGTATATACTGAAGAAGGAGCAACCAATCCTTCTACGATTGCTGAAAACGGAATTAATTTCGCTAAATCAAATGGTCACGATGTGGTAATCGTGGATACCGCCGGACGTCTGGCGATTGACGAGCAGATGATGAACGAGATTAAATCGGTTCATTATTTCATCAAGCCTAGCGAAACACTGTTTGTGGTAGACTCCATGACGGGCCAGGATGCCGTGAATACAGCCAAGGCATTCAATGAAGCCCTGAACTTTGATGGTGTGGTCCTTACCAAACTGGATGGGGACACCAGAGGGGGTGCCGCCTTAACGATCCGTTCCGTCGTTGAAAAGCCGATCAAATTCATCTCTACAGGAGAGAAAATGGAAGCGCTTGACCTGTTCTATCCGGAAAGGATGGCCGACAGGATTCTCGGGATGGGAGACGTTGTTTCCTTAGTGGAAAGAGCACAGGAGCAGTTTGACGAGGAAGAGGCCAAGAAGCTTCATAAAAAAATTGCCAAGAATGAATTCGGTTTTGATGACTTCCTGAAACAGATCAACCAGATCAAAAAAATGGGGAATATGAAAGACCTGATGGGAATGATCCCTGGTGTTGGAAAAGCTATCAAGGATGTAGAGATCAGCGATGACGCATTCAAACATATTGAAGCCATCATTTACTCTATGACCCCGGATGAGAGAAGAAGACCTTCCATCATCAATACACAGAGAAAACAAAGGATTGCCAAAGGCGCAGGAAGGAAGATTGAAGATGTGAACCAGCTGATGAAGCAGTTTGATCAGATGGGTAAAATGATGAAAATGATGCAGGGGCCACAGGGAAAACAGATGATGCAGATGATGAGCAAAATGCCGAATATGCCAGGTATGGGAGGCATGTTTGGAAAATAA
- a CDS encoding PhoH family protein — protein sequence MFELTYDLEDIDAKIFYGVNNQYFNVIKSTFPTLKITGRDHYIFAMGNQEALDIFRQKLDDIVKFISKNNSIELKDVENILNIKDENEKQLVFDQDIIVKGVNGKIIKAKTTNLKKLVKETEKKDMVFAIGPAGTGKTYTSVALAARALRDKEVKRIILTRPAVEAGESLGFLPGDLKEKLDPYLQPLYDALRDMIPHEKLEGFMEKKVIEVAPLAFMRGRTLDDAFVILDEAQNTTHSQMKMFLTRMGMNAKFIITGDPSQVDLPPKQQSGLKEAMRILKDVKEIGFVHLTEEDVVRHPVVRKIILAYNDEEKRVKKD from the coding sequence ATGTTTGAATTGACGTATGATTTGGAAGATATAGACGCAAAAATCTTCTATGGAGTTAATAACCAATATTTCAATGTAATTAAATCTACTTTTCCCACTCTGAAAATTACCGGCAGAGACCATTATATATTTGCAATGGGCAATCAGGAGGCTTTGGATATATTCAGGCAGAAACTTGATGATATTGTAAAATTTATTTCCAAAAACAATTCTATCGAGCTTAAAGACGTAGAAAACATCCTTAACATCAAGGATGAAAACGAAAAACAGCTGGTATTCGATCAGGATATCATTGTAAAAGGTGTGAACGGCAAAATCATTAAGGCTAAAACCACCAACCTTAAAAAACTCGTTAAAGAGACAGAGAAAAAAGATATGGTTTTCGCGATAGGACCTGCCGGTACAGGAAAAACCTATACCAGTGTGGCACTTGCTGCAAGGGCATTAAGAGATAAAGAGGTTAAAAGGATCATCCTGACAAGGCCGGCCGTAGAAGCAGGGGAGAGCCTTGGATTCCTGCCCGGTGACCTGAAAGAAAAGCTGGATCCTTATTTACAGCCTTTATATGACGCACTCCGCGATATGATTCCACACGAGAAGCTGGAAGGATTTATGGAGAAAAAAGTCATTGAGGTTGCGCCTCTGGCCTTTATGAGAGGAAGGACATTGGATGATGCCTTTGTCATTCTTGATGAAGCACAGAACACGACCCACTCGCAGATGAAAATGTTCCTTACAAGGATGGGGATGAATGCCAAATTCATCATCACCGGCGACCCGAGCCAGGTGGATTTGCCGCCGAAGCAGCAATCAGGCCTGAAGGAGGCGATGAGAATCCTGAAGGACGTGAAAGAAATAGGCTTTGTACACCTTACTGAAGAGGATGTAGTAAGGCATCCGGTGGTCAGAAAGATTATCCTAGCTTATAATGATGAAGAAAAGCGGGTAAAAAAGGACTGA
- a CDS encoding DUF7151 family protein produces the protein MKVHLSGVLLLGSIAFMHAQYDKNVGINIPTPTATLHLKGKGSDNTTQSLKIENSVGTNLLTVNDDGTASGSVLAGLGGGSNGKNALVRTTQESAGSNCANGGIKVETGLDTNGNGTLDTSEITDTRYVCNGSNGQGLSNGSAGGQVYLTSATSPYSVQAPKTMTGDISITDNGATTIAASAVTTAKLANQSVTVGKISATGTPGSSTFLRGDGSWAAAGGSGGGSSAIPFKKITMTTGNNNYTVTTADFGGILLFDWAAIQGNNTGTINLTLPSPATAGSGVKFKISYTSFQGGTNWACNARTPSGSMYAGNSVAPANTYVSVYFTSEFFCDGTNWYEIPES, from the coding sequence ATGAAAGTACATCTATCTGGAGTCCTGCTATTGGGAAGCATAGCTTTTATGCATGCTCAGTATGACAAAAATGTAGGGATCAATATTCCCACCCCCACGGCCACCCTGCACCTTAAAGGGAAAGGATCTGACAACACCACCCAAAGTTTAAAGATTGAAAATTCCGTCGGCACCAATTTGCTTACGGTAAATGATGACGGTACTGCTTCCGGATCTGTCCTGGCCGGTCTTGGCGGCGGAAGTAATGGTAAAAATGCTCTGGTAAGAACCACCCAGGAATCTGCAGGCAGCAACTGTGCGAATGGAGGGATCAAAGTTGAAACCGGTCTCGATACCAATGGGAACGGAACACTTGATACGTCAGAAATCACCGATACACGCTATGTCTGCAACGGAAGCAACGGACAGGGCCTTTCCAATGGCTCAGCAGGCGGACAGGTTTACCTTACTTCAGCAACATCTCCTTATTCGGTTCAGGCTCCTAAAACGATGACAGGAGATATCAGCATTACCGATAACGGTGCAACCACCATTGCAGCGAGTGCAGTGACTACCGCAAAACTGGCTAACCAATCCGTAACCGTTGGAAAAATATCAGCAACCGGTACGCCTGGCTCGTCTACTTTCCTGCGGGGAGACGGATCATGGGCTGCAGCCGGGGGCAGTGGCGGAGGCTCTTCTGCCATACCTTTCAAAAAAATAACCATGACTACCGGTAATAATAATTATACGGTAACAACAGCAGATTTTGGCGGAATCCTTCTTTTCGACTGGGCAGCCATACAGGGAAACAATACAGGAACGATCAATTTAACATTACCTTCACCTGCTACCGCAGGGAGCGGAGTGAAATTTAAAATTTCGTATACCTCCTTTCAGGGTGGAACGAATTGGGCCTGTAATGCAAGAACGCCCTCCGGATCTATGTATGCAGGCAACTCTGTAGCTCCTGCCAATACGTACGTTTCCGTTTATTTTACTTCAGAATTCTTCTGCGACGGAACCAACTGGTATGAGATTCCTGAAAGCTAA
- a CDS encoding thioredoxin family protein gives MKKLSLIAFLSLSTAVFSQKVKGNTENKSNSSKAVPAKTDADTEARIKAAQEKAQLPKPYDAKADAGADLQQLISKAAKENKNIMIQAGGNWCIWCLRFNNFVQTTPELKKIVDDNYLYYHLNYSPDNKNEKIFSQYGNPGDKYGYPVFIVLDKRGKMIHVQPSDVLEEGKGYSLEKVKTFFQNWVSKS, from the coding sequence ATGAAAAAGTTATCATTAATTGCTTTCCTGAGTTTGAGCACTGCGGTGTTCTCACAGAAAGTAAAGGGCAATACGGAAAACAAAAGCAACAGCTCAAAGGCTGTGCCGGCTAAAACGGATGCAGACACTGAAGCCAGAATAAAAGCTGCTCAGGAAAAGGCACAGTTGCCTAAACCCTACGATGCGAAAGCAGATGCAGGGGCTGATCTTCAGCAATTGATTTCAAAAGCCGCGAAAGAGAACAAAAATATTATGATCCAGGCAGGAGGCAACTGGTGTATCTGGTGTCTGCGCTTCAATAATTTTGTACAGACCACCCCGGAGCTTAAGAAGATAGTAGACGATAATTACCTGTATTATCATTTAAATTATTCTCCGGATAATAAAAATGAGAAAATATTTTCCCAATATGGAAATCCTGGTGATAAGTACGGCTATCCGGTGTTTATCGTGCTTGATAAAAGAGGCAAAATGATTCATGTACAGCCAAGCGATGTTCTTGAAGAAGGTAAAGGATACAGTTTGGAGAAAGTCAAAACATTTTTTCAAAACTGGGTGTCAAAATCATAA
- the rpsR gene encoding 30S ribosomal protein S18 — protein MAIDEMAKQASAGGESEVKFLTPLDINTKSEKKYCRFKKFGIKHVDYKDADFLLQFVNEQGKILPRRYTGTSLKYQRKVSAAIKRARHLALLPYVADLLK, from the coding sequence ATGGCAATAGACGAAATGGCTAAACAAGCCTCAGCTGGAGGGGAATCTGAAGTGAAATTCCTTACTCCGCTTGATATCAATACAAAATCTGAAAAGAAATACTGTAGATTCAAAAAATTCGGAATTAAGCACGTTGATTACAAAGATGCTGATTTCTTATTACAGTTCGTAAACGAGCAGGGTAAAATCTTACCAAGAAGATACACCGGGACTTCTTTGAAATACCAGAGAAAAGTTTCTGCTGCTATCAAAAGAGCAAGACACCTTGCATTGCTTCCTTACGTAGCTGACTTATTAAAATAA
- the rplI gene encoding 50S ribosomal protein L9, protein MDIILKKDVENLGLEFDTVSVKPGYARNFLIPQGYALLATPKNKAALEATLEARKEEEAKLIATANGIVDQLKKTSITIPAKVGSGDKLFGSINNADLSAALEKAGVSVEKKYIKIPGNTIKRTGKVTANIRLHRNVEYNFEFDIVSDAPVAPQAPAAPKKEAAPSEEA, encoded by the coding sequence ATGGACATTATCCTAAAAAAAGACGTAGAGAACTTAGGACTTGAGTTTGATACAGTAAGCGTAAAGCCTGGTTATGCCAGAAACTTCCTGATCCCTCAGGGATACGCTCTTTTAGCAACCCCTAAGAACAAAGCAGCTCTGGAAGCTACTTTGGAAGCAAGAAAAGAGGAAGAAGCTAAATTAATCGCAACAGCTAACGGAATCGTAGATCAGTTGAAGAAAACGTCTATCACCATCCCTGCAAAAGTAGGTTCAGGTGATAAATTATTCGGATCTATCAACAATGCAGACCTTTCTGCTGCTCTTGAAAAAGCTGGTGTTTCTGTAGAGAAAAAATACATCAAAATTCCAGGAAACACAATCAAGAGAACCGGTAAAGTTACCGCAAACATCAGACTTCACAGAAATGTTGAGTACAATTTCGAATTTGATATTGTATCTGATGCTCCAGTTGCCCCTCAGGCTCCTGCTGCTCCTAAAAAGGAAGCTGCTCCGTCTGAAGAAGCTTAA
- a CDS encoding SAM hydrolase/SAM-dependent halogenase family protein, with product MSIITLTSDFGNVDYRVSAMKGKILSLNPEVNIVDISHDIQAFNLIQTSYIVRNAYKYFPKGTIHIISVDSFFHKSRKNILYKADGSYFLAADNGLLSLVFFDIKPESIYEITLNNRFDDIVNFTSTDILVPAAVHLANGGLPEVIGRKIDTAKQLLFPKPVFNESEKMIIGEVTYIDNFGNIISNINQDMFETISKNYDNFTIKFRNLSLSRVFSSHTEVVSDWDRETEFHGQSAAIFNDSQLLELTIYKGSRKNGAKTLFGLNVGENIYIEFS from the coding sequence ATGTCAATAATTACGCTTACGTCAGATTTCGGAAATGTAGATTACAGAGTTTCGGCTATGAAAGGCAAAATCCTTTCCCTGAACCCGGAGGTCAATATTGTTGACATCAGTCATGACATCCAGGCATTTAACCTCATCCAAACCTCATATATCGTGAGGAATGCCTATAAATACTTTCCTAAAGGAACCATTCATATCATTTCTGTAGACAGTTTTTTTCATAAATCAAGGAAGAACATCCTGTATAAAGCAGACGGATCTTATTTCCTGGCTGCCGATAACGGACTGCTGAGCCTGGTGTTCTTTGACATCAAGCCGGAAAGCATTTATGAAATCACGCTGAACAACAGGTTTGATGATATCGTTAACTTTACTTCTACGGACATCCTGGTTCCTGCAGCGGTACATCTTGCCAACGGGGGGCTTCCTGAAGTTATCGGAAGGAAAATTGACACCGCCAAACAACTGCTGTTCCCTAAGCCTGTATTCAACGAATCTGAAAAAATGATTATCGGTGAAGTGACTTATATTGATAATTTCGGAAATATTATTTCCAACATCAATCAGGACATGTTTGAAACCATCAGTAAAAATTACGACAATTTCACGATCAAATTCCGTAACCTGAGCCTTTCAAGAGTCTTTTCCAGCCATACCGAAGTGGTGTCCGACTGGGATCGGGAAACTGAATTTCATGGGCAATCCGCAGCAATCTTTAACGACAGCCAGCTCCTGGAACTTACCATTTACAAAGGCAGCCGCAAGAACGGAGCAAAGACCCTTTTCGGACTGAATGTGGGGGAAAATATCTATATTGAGTTTTCCTAA
- the rpsF gene encoding 30S ribosomal protein S6: MNNYETVFILTPVLSDSQVEEAVKKFEDLLKERNCEIVVRENWGLKKLAYPIQLKKNGFYTLIEFKGEGNVVADLELAFKRDERVIRYLTTKLDKHAVEYAVTRRAKAKAARA; this comes from the coding sequence ATGAACAATTACGAAACTGTTTTCATTTTAACTCCCGTTCTATCTGACTCACAGGTGGAGGAAGCAGTGAAAAAATTTGAAGATCTTTTAAAAGAAAGAAACTGCGAAATCGTTGTCAGAGAAAACTGGGGACTTAAGAAACTTGCGTATCCAATCCAACTGAAAAAGAACGGATTCTACACATTGATCGAGTTTAAAGGAGAAGGAAACGTTGTTGCTGATCTTGAATTGGCATTCAAACGTGACGAGAGAGTAATCCGTTACCTGACTACAAAACTGGACAAGCATGCTGTTGAGTACGCTGTAACTAGAAGAGCTAAAGCAAAAGCAGCTAGAGCTTAA